Proteins from one Cryptomeria japonica chromosome 4, Sugi_1.0, whole genome shotgun sequence genomic window:
- the LOC131027305 gene encoding GRAS family protein RAM1-like, whose product MTIQDNLQLYSFDSQLDQQVSPVEFRDYLNHASDARMEFLEYQVYPCTNISEDQIHPSMNNDVLYCQFGEFPSPHNVQTSHELTEVTAGFDNENGLSSEEIIKAAGAQYVHAWAHEGFNLNSHFNVPDQDGVQLVHLLLASAELVSSEQYEEASRMVSQCKNKSSHLGSPIERLCYYFSNALEERIKFQTCPEQEKWKQISPDFTNNFPSDYGKDELYALEALSTRVNPYAIMLQFTAVQAIIDTMGRRNRVHVIDLGIRTGCQWTSLIQSLTQKVSCSLQYLKITAVGMNSHELENSGRRLVEFAKTMAISFSYCPVKISNIEEIHEDLFNVKAGEFVVVYAPIVFRTLLYDPILLGNTINVIKKLKPHILVNSEVEGQHNSPFFASRFVEGLFYYSAYFDCLEVVRPDRNDLRRAKFEEVCCGKEIRNMLACEGKYRRVRHVKMDMWRSFFRQAGFKEKSFSVQAWCQARFLFNHYNPAENFTIEPNGSAITVGWKGTQLHTLSLWSLSRKRNR is encoded by the coding sequence ATGACTATACAAGACAATCTTCAGCTTTATTCTTTTGACAGCCAACTTGACCAGCAAGTTTCTCCTGTCGAATTTCGGGACTACCTCAACCACGCAAGCGATGCCAGAATGGAATTCTTGGAATATCAAGTTTATCCATGTACAAACATCTCAGAGGATCAGATTCATCCAAGCATGAATAATGACGTTTTATATTGCCAGTTTGGGGAATTTCCTTCACCGCATAATGTCCAGACCAGCCATGAGCTCACCGAGGTCACGGCTGGATTTGACAATGAGAATGGCTTGTCGTCTGAAGAAATCATTAAAGCGGCGGGCGCTCAGTACGTGCATGCCTGGGCTCACGAGGGCTTCAATTTGAACTCCCACTTTAACGTTCCAGACCAGGACGGGGTTCAATTGGTTCACCTTCTTTTGGCCTCGGCAGAGTTGGTCAGCAGCGAACAATATGAAGAAGCCTCCAGGATGGTAAGCCAGTGTAAAAATAAATCTTCCCATCTGGGAAGCCCCATAGAGAGGCTTTGTTATTATTTTTCCAATGCTCTTGAAGAGAGAATCAAATTCCAAACCTGCCCTGAGCAAGAGAAATGGAAACAGATAAGCCCTGATTTCACTAACAATTTTCCAAGTGATTATGGAAAAGATGAGTTGTATGCTCTAGAGGCTCTCAGTACTAGGGTCAATCCATATGCCATAATGCTACAATTCACAGCTGTCCAGGCTATCATTGACACCATGGGCCGTAGAAACAGAGTTCATGTGATTGATTTGGGAATTCGAACTGGTTGCCAGTGGACATCACTGATTCAGTCCCTTACTCAAAAAGTTTCTTGTTCTCTTCAGTATCTCAAGATCACAGCTGTTGGAATGAACTCCCATGAGCTTGAAAACAGCGGAAGAAGGCTTGTGGAGTTTGCTAAAACTATGGCGATTTCCTTCTCCTACTGCCCGGTCAAGATCTCAAATATCGAGGAGATTCACGAAGATTTATTCAACGTTAAGGCTGGTGAGTTCGTGGTGGTGTATGCTCCAATTGTTTTCAGAACTCTTTTATATGATCCTATTCTTCTCGGAAATACTATTAATGTTATCAAGAAATTAAAGCCCCACATTTTGGTGAATTCAGAAGTAGAAGGGCAACACAATTCCCCCTTCTTTGCAAGTCGTTTCGTTGAGGGGCTTTTCTATTACAGCGCTTACTTTGATTGTTTGGAGGTCGTGCGGCCGGACAGAAATGATTTAAGAAGGGCCAAGTTTGAAGAAGTATGTTGCGGGAAAGAAATAAGGAATATGTTAGCCTGCGAGGGGAAGTACAGAAGGGTGAGACACGTTAAGATGGATATGTGGAGGTCTTTCTTCAGACAAGCGGGATTTAAAGAAAAGAGCTTCAGCGTTCAGGCTTGGTGTCAGGCAAGATTCTTGTTCAACCATTATAATCCTGCAGAAAATTTTACTATTGAGCCGAATGGATCCGCCATAACTGTAGGGTGGAAAGGAACGCAGTTGCACACATTATCTCTATGGTCTCTTAGTAGAAAGCGAAATCGCTAG